Proteins co-encoded in one Ziziphus jujuba cultivar Dongzao chromosome 9, ASM3175591v1 genomic window:
- the LOC125418227 gene encoding protein DMR6-LIKE OXYGENASE 1 — MGELDSAFIQDIEHRPNLKSTEPVNDGIPTIDLSALTLADTHKLASEIGLACQEWGFFQIINHGVPLDLQRKVEKVAREFFELPSEEKRKVRRNEVNPLGYYESEHTKNVRDWKELFDFLVKDKIMIPASPETDDKELRTITNQWPQYPPEFREVFQEYAKEVEKLAFKLLELIALSLGLPENRFSGYFNGQTTSIRINYYPPCPFPHLALGVGRHKDAGVLTILAQDDVAGLQVKRKSDGEWITVKPTPNAYIVNVGDVFQVWSNEKYQSVEHRVVVNTVKERLSIPFFVQPGPHVMVKPVVELLNGENRPKYKEYNWGKFFVNRSRSDFKKLKVENIQIEHLKTVNQEK; from the exons ATGGGAGAGTTGGATTCAGCCTTCATCCAGGACATAGAACATAGGCCCAACCTCAAATCCACTGAACCTGTTAATGATGGAATACCCACCATTGATCTCTCAGCTTTGACCCTTGCTGACACCCATAAACTTGCCTCGGAGATTGGCCTTGCATGCCAAGAATGGGGatttttccaaataatcaatCATGGAGTACCTTTGGATTTGCAGAGGAAAGTTGAGAAGGTGGCTAGGGAATTCTTTGAGCTACCATCGGAGGAGAAAAGGAAGGTGAGAAGGAACGAGGTGAATCCCTTGGGTTACTATGAAAGCGAGCATACTAAAAATGTTAGAGATTGGAAGGAACTTTTTGATTTTCTGGTGAAAGATAAGATTATGATCCCAGCTTCACCTGAGACTGATGATAAGGAGTTGAGGACCATAACTAATCAATGGCCTCAGTACCCTCCGGAATTTAG AGAGGTGTTCCAGGAGTATGCTAAAGAAGTGGAAAAGCTGGCTTTCAAGTTATTGGAACTCATTGCGCTAAGCTTAGGCTTGCCAGAAAACAGGTTCAGCGGCTACTTCAATGGCCAAACCACCTCCATCAGAATCAATTACTATCCTCCATGCCCTTTCCCTCACCTAGCTCTAGGTGTTGGTCGCCACAAGGATGCTGGAGTCTTAACCATCCTTGCCCAAGATGATGTTGCAGGATTGCAAGTGAAGCGAAAATCAGATGGAGAATGGATCACTGTTAAACCCACCCCAAATGCCTATATTGTCAATGTTGGTGATGTTTTTCAG GTTTGGAGCAATGAAAAATACCAAAGTGTGGAGCACAGGGTGGTGGTGAATACTGTGAAGGAAAGGCTGTCCATTCCATTCTTCGTCCAACCAGGTCCACATGTTATGGTGAAGCCCGTAGTGGAGCTCTTGAACGGAGAAAATCGTCCCAAGTACAAGGAATACAACTGGGGCAAGTTCTTTGTCAACAGAAGCCGCAGTGACTTCAAGAAACTTAAAGTGGAGAACATCCAAATTGAACATCTTAAGACTGTGAATCAAGAGAAATAA
- the LOC125418230 gene encoding protein DMR6-LIKE OXYGENASE 2 — protein MEELDSAFVQDIEHRPNLKSTEPVDDGIPTIDLSALTLADTQKLASEIGLACQEWGFFQIINHGVPLELQRKVEKVAREFFELPSEEKRKVKRSEENRLGFYDSEHTTNVRDWKQLFDFLVEDRTVIPASPEPDDKELMTITNQWPLYPPELREVFQEYAKEMKKLTFKLLELITLSLGLPENRLSGYFNGQTSFVRINYYPPCPFPHLALGATRHKDTGVLTILAQDEVGGLQAKRKSDGEWIPVKPTPNAYVVNVGDVLQVWSNEKYQSVEHRVVVNTVKERMSIPFFFQPGPHVMVKPVEELLNGENRPKYKEYNWGKFFVTRSRSDFKKCEVENIQIQHFRL, from the exons ATGGAAGAGTTGGATTCAGCCTTCGTCCAAGACATAGAACATAGGCCCAACCTCAAATCCACTGAACCTGTTGATGATGGAATACCTACCATTGATCTCTCAGCTTTGACCCTTGCTGACACCCAAAAACTTGCCTCGGAGATTGGCCTTGCATGCCAAGAATGGGGatttttccaaataatcaatCATGGAGTACCTTTGGAATTGCAGAGGAAAGTCGAGAAGGTGGCTAGGGAATTCTTTGAGCTACCATCCGAGGAGAAAAGGAAGGTGAAAAGGAGCGAGGAGAACCGCTTGGGTTTCTATGACAGCGAGCACACTACAAATGTCAGAGATTGGAAGCAACTTTTTGACTTCTTGGTTGAAGACAGGACTGTGATCCCAGCTTCACCTGAGCCTGATGATAAGGAGTTGATGACAATAACTAATCAGTGGCCTCTGTACCCTCCCGAATTGAG AGAGGTGTTCCAGGAGTATGctaaagaaatgaaaaagctGACTTTCAAGTTATTGGAACTCATTACGCTAAGCTTAGGCTTGCCAGAAAACAGGCTCAGCGGCTACTTCAATGGCCAAACCAGCTTCGTCAGAATCAATTACTATCCTCCATGCCCTTTTCCTCACCTAGCTCTAGGTGCTACTCGCCACAAGGATACTGGAGTCTTAACCATCCTTGCCCAAGATGAGGTTGGAGGATTGCAAGCTAAGCGAAAATCAGATGGAGAATGGATCCCAGTTAAACCCACCCCAAATGCCTATGTCGTCAATGTCGGTGATGTTTTACAG GTTTGGAGCAATGAAAAATATCAAAGTGTGGAGCACAGGGTGGTGGTGAATACTGTGAAGGAAAGGATGTCCATTCCATTCTTCTTCCAACCAGGTCCTCATGTTATGGTGAAGCCCGTAGAGGAGCTCTTGAATGGAGAAAATCGTCCCAAGTACAAGGAATACAACTGGGGCAAGTTCTTTGTCACCAGAAGCCGCAGTGACTTCAAGAAATGTGAAGTGGAGAACATCCAAATTCAACATTTTAGACTGTGA
- the LOC107411254 gene encoding protein DMR6-LIKE OXYGENASE 1 translates to MGELDSAFIQDIEHRPNLKSTEPVGDGIPTIDLSALTIADTQKLASEIGLACQEWGFFQIINHGVPLKLQRKVEKVAKEFFELPSEEKRKVKRNEVNPLGYYDCEHTKNVRDWKELFDFLVKDGIVIPASPEPDDKGVRTITNQWPQYPPEFREVFQEYAKQVEKLAFKLLELIALSLGLPENRFSGYFNGHTTSIRINYYPPCPFPHLALGVGRHKDPGVLTILAQDDVAGLQVKRKSDGEWITVKPTPNAYIVNVGDVFQVWSNEKYQSVEHRVVVNTVKERMSIPFFFHPGTHVMVKPVEELLNGENRPKYKEYNWGKFFVNRSRSDFKKLEVENVQIEHLRL, encoded by the exons ATGGGAGAGTTGGATTCAGCCTTCATCCAAGACATAGAACATAGGCCCAACCTCAAATCCACTGAACCTGTTGGTGATGGAATACCCACCATTGATCTCTCAGCTTTGACCATTGCTGACACCCAAAAACTTGCCTCGGAGATTGGCCTTGCATGCCAAGAATGGGGatttttccaaataatcaatCATGGAGTACCTTTGAAATTGCAGAGGAAAGTTGAGAAGGTGGCTAAGGAATTCTTTGAGCTACCATCCGAGGAGAAAAGGAAGGTGAAAAGGAACGAGGTGAACCCCTTGGGTTACTATGATTGCGAGCATACTAAAAATGTTAGAGATTGGAAGgaactttttgattttttggtgaAAGATGGGATTGTGATCCCAGCTTCACCTGAGCCTGATGATAAGGGGGTGAGGACAATAACTAATCAGTGGCCTCAGTACCCTCCGGAGTTTAG AGAGGTGTTCCAGGAGTATGCTAAACAAGTGGAAAAGCTGGCTTTCAAGTTATTAGAACTCATTGCGCTAAGCTTAGGCTTGCCAGAAAACAGGTTCAGCGGCTATTTCAATGGCCATACTACCTCCATCAGAATCAATTACTATCCTCCATGCCCTTTCCCTCACCTAGCTCTAGGTGTTGGTCGCCACAAGGATCCTGGAGTCTTAACCATCCTTGCCCAGGATGATGTTGCAGGATTGCAAGTTAAGCGAAAATCAGATGGAGAATGGATCACTGTTAAACCCACCCCAAATGCCTATATTGTCAATGTTGGTGATGTTTTTCAG GTTTGGAGCAATGAAAAATATCAAAGTGTGGAGCACAGGGTGGTGGTGAATACTGTGAAGGAAAGGATGTCCATTCCATTCTTCTTCCATCCAGGTACCCATGTTATGGTGAAGCCCGTAGAGGAGCTCTTGAATGGAGAAAATCGTCCCAAGTACAAGGAATACAACTGGGGCAAGTTCTTTGTCAACAGAAGCCGCAGTGACTTCAAGAAACTTGAAGTGGAGAACGTCCAAATTGAACATCTTAGACTGTGA
- the LOC107411262 gene encoding jasmonate-induced oxygenase 2 — translation MGEVTEFDQAFIQDPEHRPTLSISEAEGIPLIDLSPVVLNSSDPSSSDEAVAEVVRQIGRACEQWGFFQVINHGVPLQLREKIFRTSKEFFAQPLEEKRKVRRSEESVCGYFDTELTKNVRDWKEVFDFIAEDPTIVPASPDPDEKDVIHWHNQWPQYPPHFRETCEEYIKEVEKLSLKLMDLIALSLGLPAKRFNNYFKDQTTFIRFNHYPPCPAPELALGVGRHKDGGALTVLAQDEVAGLQVKRKSDGEWIRVKPAPNAYIINVGDVIQVWSNDKYESVEHRVMVNSEKERFSIPFFFNPAHYTEVKPSEELINEQNPPKFRPYKWGQFLTHRKLTNFKKLNVENLQTYHFRIQN, via the exons ATGGGAGAGGTAACAGAGTTCGATCAAGCTTTCATCCAAGACCCAGAGCACAGGCCAACACTCTCCATCTCCGAAGCCGAAGGTATTCCGCTGATCGATCTCTCCCCTGTGGTGTTGAACTCCTCCGATCCCTCCTCTTCCGATGAAGCCGTTGCGGAAGTGGTGAGACAGATAGGCAGGGCGTGCGAGCAGTGGGGTTTCTTCCAGGTGATCAACCATGGCGTTCCTCTGCAACTGAGAGAGAAGATCTTCAGGACTTCGAAGGAGTTCTTCGCTCAGCCTTtggaggagaagaggaaggtgAGGAGGAGTGAGGAGTCGGTTTGCGGTTACTTTGACACCGAGCTAACCAAGAATGTTAGAGATTGGAAGGAGGTCTTCGATTTTATCGCGGAAGATCCAACCATTGTCCCTGCTTCCCCTGACCCTGATGAAAAGGATGTCATTCACTGGCACAATCAATGGCCTCAATATCCTCCTCACTTCag GGAAACATGTGAAGAATATATTAAAGAAGTGGAAAAGTTGAGTCTGAAATTGATGGATCTTATAGCTCTCAGCCTAGGCTTGCCTGCGAAGAGATTCAATAACTATTTCAAAGACCAAACCACCTTTATTAGATTCAATCACTATCCACCATGCCCTGCCCCTGAGCTGGCTCTGGGTGTTGGTCGCCATAAAGATGGTGGTGCTTTGACTGTGCTGGCTCAAGACGAAGTTGCTGGATTGCAAGTCAAACGCAAATCCGATGGAGAGTGGATTCGTGTTAAACCCGCCCCTAATGCTTATATCATCAATGTTGGTGATGTTATTCAG GTTTGGAGCAATGATAAATATGAGAGTGTGGAGCACAGAGTGATGGTGAACTCAGAGAAGGAAAGGTTTTCCATTCCGTTCTTCTTCAACCCAGCACACTACACTGAAGTGAAGCCCTCAGAAGAATTGATTAATGAGCAAAATCCTCCAAAGTTTAGGCCATACAAGTGGGGCCAATTCCTCACTCATAGGAAGCTCACCAACTTTAAGAAACTCAATGTTGAAAACTTACAGACTTACCATTTCAGGATACAGAATTAA
- the LOC125424146 gene encoding methyl jasmonate esterase 1-like isoform X1 → MDQRKQYLTPMFCLLIIFSCKPNRISSNPTTNSSKHFVLVHGSCHGAWSWYKLIALLKSSGHTITALDLAASGVDLNRANDLPSISDYFKPLRKFMAGLHLHERVILVAHSLGGLAISQAMEIFPHKISVAVFVTALMPGPALNISTLNQESFRRQNSLMDSRYTYDNGPNKPPTTFVFGPLYLASRVYQFSPPEDLALATVLMRPRPLFSEEDMYRELIVSEKRYGSVNRVYIVSEKDMVGTKDFQWWMIERNKPNGVVEIKGSDHMVMMSKPLELCFHLQAIAEEYS, encoded by the exons ATGGATCAAAGAAAGCAATATTTGACTCCAATGTTTTGTCTTCTGATCATATTTTCGTGCAAACCAAATAGGATATCATCGAATCCTACAACAAATAGCAGCAAACATTTTGTATTGGTTCATGGGTCATGCCATGGAGCTTGGTCTTGGTACAAACTCATAGCCCTGCTAAAATCTTCAGGTCACACCATCACAGCCCTTGATCTGGCGGCTTCTGGTGTCGATCTAAACCGTGCAAATGATCTCCCATCGATTTCCGACTACTTTAAGCCTTTGAGGAAATTCATGGCGGGTCTTCATCTACATGAAAGAGTAATCCTTGTTGCTCATAGCCTTGGTGGGTTGGCAATTTCTCAAGCTATGGAGATTTTTCCACACAAGATTTCTGTGGCTGTTTTTGTCACTGCTTTGATGCCTGGTCCGGCTCTCAATATTTCCACTCTTAATCAAGAG TCATTCAGGAGGCAAAATTCACTGATGGACAGCCGTTATACATATGACAATGGCCCAAATAAACCTCCAACTACTTTTGTGTTTGGCCCACTATACTTGGCTTCAAGAGTATATCAGTTTAGCCCACCTGAG GATCTGGCATTGGCCACAGTGTTAATGAGGCCACGACCTTTGTTTAGTGAAGAGGACATGTACAGGGAACTAATAGTATCCGAAAAGAGATACGGGTCGGTTAATCGGGTTTATATAGTATCGGAAAAAGATATGGTGGGAACGAAGGACTTCCAATGGTGGATGATTGAGAGGAATAAACCTAATGGTGTGGTGGAAATCAAAGGATCGGATCACATGGTGATGATGTCTAAGCCATTAGAGCTATGCTTTCATCTACAGGCCATTGCTGAGGAATATTCTTAA
- the LOC125424146 gene encoding methyl jasmonate esterase 1-like isoform X2 translates to MDQRKQYLTPMFCLLIIFSCKPNRISSNPTTNSSKHFVLVHGSCHGAWSWYKLIALLKSSGHTITALDLAASGVDLNRANDLPSISDYFKPLRKFMAGLHLHERVILVAHSLGGLAISQAMEIFPHKISVAVFVTALMPGPALNISTLNQEDLALATVLMRPRPLFSEEDMYRELIVSEKRYGSVNRVYIVSEKDMVGTKDFQWWMIERNKPNGVVEIKGSDHMVMMSKPLELCFHLQAIAEEYS, encoded by the exons ATGGATCAAAGAAAGCAATATTTGACTCCAATGTTTTGTCTTCTGATCATATTTTCGTGCAAACCAAATAGGATATCATCGAATCCTACAACAAATAGCAGCAAACATTTTGTATTGGTTCATGGGTCATGCCATGGAGCTTGGTCTTGGTACAAACTCATAGCCCTGCTAAAATCTTCAGGTCACACCATCACAGCCCTTGATCTGGCGGCTTCTGGTGTCGATCTAAACCGTGCAAATGATCTCCCATCGATTTCCGACTACTTTAAGCCTTTGAGGAAATTCATGGCGGGTCTTCATCTACATGAAAGAGTAATCCTTGTTGCTCATAGCCTTGGTGGGTTGGCAATTTCTCAAGCTATGGAGATTTTTCCACACAAGATTTCTGTGGCTGTTTTTGTCACTGCTTTGATGCCTGGTCCGGCTCTCAATATTTCCACTCTTAATCAAGAG GATCTGGCATTGGCCACAGTGTTAATGAGGCCACGACCTTTGTTTAGTGAAGAGGACATGTACAGGGAACTAATAGTATCCGAAAAGAGATACGGGTCGGTTAATCGGGTTTATATAGTATCGGAAAAAGATATGGTGGGAACGAAGGACTTCCAATGGTGGATGATTGAGAGGAATAAACCTAATGGTGTGGTGGAAATCAAAGGATCGGATCACATGGTGATGATGTCTAAGCCATTAGAGCTATGCTTTCATCTACAGGCCATTGCTGAGGAATATTCTTAA